The proteins below are encoded in one region of Lates calcarifer isolate ASB-BC8 unplaced genomic scaffold, TLL_Latcal_v3 scaffold_37_80, whole genome shotgun sequence:
- the LOC108874563 gene encoding uncharacterized protein LOC108874563 isoform X1, with translation MILTLINGTDMDPETVAGVGNLVLSKAELLRVVVTEKLTAAAQEILAVVDRIVAGYEEEASGFRQEIDRQKRQLEVLLQPEIKVEETDDQHLFPISEPIQEEAPGGGGELPEEEQQQKYELNVEEDRMDMGLRCYTEEEMDEDEEMEESSERPEVTSTQDQDQDHLSEPDYESRLPSPRVQSDLSAGRRRSSEPQGHMDLKLCILEDSQIELLSPIVYKKYPLQELQCPRGLQEAEFLNLLKSTFPQLAADKPFSFLMADRRRKLQPLNVKTLTPEEISRAIRRSALYIQLKTPEEPQTTDEEFHSSQGEDTAAAADSPSTPDQTRSLSLRVKSDRIASRRRFHKPEKHVNLRVCIMEDSEIEVSLDRTYKKYPLQELQCPRGLQEAEFLNLLRFTFPQLETDKPFDIFTADRKRKLQPLNVKTLTPEQICRANKRSVLYIRLKTQEKPQTTDEEFHSSQKEDAAAADSPSTPDRTRLPSPRVQSERRKKQRRRKTLRVYILEDSKTEVLSTTVFRKYPLQKLPCPLGLQEAEFLNLLKSTFPQLAADKPFDLFMSDGRRKLHPLNVKTLTPEEFCRVSRRSALYIRLKTQEKPQTLDEEFHSSQKEDAAAAASPSTPDRTSPSVRLLLPRVQLDRMMADRNRVIEPRSHIDLRIHILDHSQDDVLSNAVFKKFPSEKLKCPRGLQEAEFLNLLRSTFPQLAADKPFEFLKTNRSKRLQPLNVKTVIPEEISRAIGHSSLYIRLKPFEELEKDPPQQKKDAATKKSPSTPGQTRLNTSVQPDRRKTVGPQISDVHNHVNLRIRILEDPRINVLNVEVFQKYPLQELRCPSVLKEPEFLDLLRSTFPQLADDKPFDVLITDRSRKLRPLDVKTLTPQEISRTLGSIMNNHIYFRLKSQEEAQASAEKLHLLQRKVDEESPSTSGQSRLQTSRVHRKTSQDIETGSGEEDSERERSPNVWNIQSLLLSDSEKEEESGEEVVDGDDDWKPNRGVASLMNKEPEMAETSQQPKRSGVQANRLKLIRRMLTSNHDPLLSCKVCGAPRTSMNMLIKHSWSHVDDTEKLCGICGQNSDSADELRNHLQSHQKTRSCHICRKSFLTSQGLRGHIARHTGDKPHVCNVCHKAFPEKSALSIHMWTHSADKPHKCDVCQKSFLKKINLEHHRATHSAEKLYNCSVCMKTFKSHEHVSQHMLIHSSRPVRESKYTCEICSKRFYTNQKLQFHLSSHTSELRSHRHSTPRRNPPAAWPSVRASL, from the exons ATGATTCTCACGCTGATCAACGGTACCGACATGGATCCTGAGACCGTGGCCGGTGTCGGTAACTTGGTTTTATCTAAAGCCGAGTTACTGAGAGTCGTCGTTACCGAGAAACTGACCGCAGCCGCGCAGGAGATCTTAGCGGTCGTGGACAGAATCGTAGCCGGGTACGAGGAGGAGGCTTCGGGCTTCAGGCAGGAGATCGACCGGCAGAAGAGGCAGCTGGAGGTTCTCCTGCAGCCGGAGATCAAAGTAGAGGAAACAG ATGACCAGCACTTGTTTCCCATCTCTGAGCCGATACAAGAGGAGgctcctggaggaggaggtgaactccctgaggaggagcagcagcagaaatatgaGCTGA ATGTGGAGGAGGACAGGATGGATATGGGCCTCCGCTGTTACACTGAGGAAGAGatggatgaagatgaagagatggaggagtCCTCTGAGCGACCAGAGGTGACCTCCAcacaggaccaggaccaggaccatCTCTCAGAGCCGGATTATGAATCAAG gttACCGTCACCCAGAGTTCAGTCTGACCTGAGTGCTGGCAGACGTCGGTCCAGTGAACCACAGGGACACATGGATCTGAAACTCTGTATCCTGGAGGACTCTCAGATTGAACTCCTCTCACCCATAG tgtacaaGAAGTACCCATTGCAGGAGCTACAGTGTCCTCGTGGTCTACAGGAGGCAGAGTTCTTGAACCTGCTGAAGTCCACCTTCCCTCAGCTGGCTGCTGATAAACCTTTTAGCTTCCTCATGGCTGACAGAAGAAGGAAACTACAACCTCTGAATGTAAAGACGCTGACACCAGAGGAGATCTCTAGAGCCATCAGGCGTTCTGCCCTCTACATCCAACTGAAG ACACCAGAGGAGCCCCAGACCACTGATGAAGAGTTTCATTCTTCACAAGGAGAagatactgctgctgctgctgattccCCATCCACCCCTGATCAAACCAG GTCATTGTCGCTCAGAGTCAAATCTGACAGGATTGCTAGCAGACGCCGGTTCCACAAACCAGAGAAACATGTGAATCTCAGAGTCTGTATCATGGAGGACTCTGAGATTGAGGTCTCCTTGGACAGAA cGTACAAGAAGTACCCATTGCAGGAGCTACAGTGTCCTCGTGGTCTACAGGAGGCAGAGTTCTTGAACCTGCTGAGGTTCACCTTCCCTCAGCTGGAAACTGATAAACCTTTTGACATCTTCACGGCTGACAGAAAAAGGAAACTACAACCTCTGAATGTAAAGACGCTGACACCAGAGCAGATCTGCAGGGCCAACAAGCGTTCTGTGCTCTACATCCGACTGAAG acaCAAGAGAAGCCCCAGACCACCGATGAAGAGTTTCATTCttcacagaaagaagatgctgctgctgctgattccCCATCCACCCCTGATCGAACCAG GTTACCATCGCCCAGAGTTCAGTCTGAAAGGAGGAAGAAACAACGCAGACGCAAGACTCTCAGAGTCTATATTCTGGAGGACTCTAAGACTGAGGTTCTCTCGACCACAG tgttcaGGAAGTACCCGTTGCAGAAGCTGCCGTGTCCTCTTGGTCTACAGGAGGCAGAGTTCCTGAACCTGCTGAAGTCCACCTTCCCTCAGCTGGCTGCTGATAAACCTTTTGACCTCTTCATGTCTGACGGAAGAAGGAAACTACATCCTCTGAATGTAAAGACACTGACACCAGAGGAGTTCTGTAGGGTCAGCAGGCGTTCTGCGCTCTACATCCGACTGAAG ACACAAGAGAAGCCCCAGACCCTTGATGAAGAGTTTCATTCatcacagaaagaagatgctgctgctgctgcttccccATCCACCCCTGATCGAACCAG TCCCTCTGTCAGGTTGTTATTGCCCAGAGTTCAGTTGGACAGGATGATGGCGGACAGAAATCGCGTCATTGAACCACGGAGCCACATCGATCTCAGGATCCACATCCTGGATCACTCTCAGGATGATGTGCTCTCAAATGCCG tgttcaaGAAGTTCCCGTCGGAGAAGCTAAAGTGTCCTCGTGGTCTACAGGAGGCAGAGTTCCTGAACCTGTTGAGGTCCACCTTCCCTCAGCTGGCTGCTGATAAACCTTTTGAGTTCCTCAAGACTAACAGAAGCAAGAGACTACAACCTCTGAATGTAAAGACAGTGATACCAGAGGAAATCTCTAGAGCCATCGGGCATTCTTCCCTCTACATTCGACTGAAG CCTTTTGAGGAACTCGAGAAAGATCCTCCCCAACAGAAAAAAGATGCAGCTACTAAAAAATCTCCATCCACCCCCGGTCAGACCAGACTGAATACAAG TGTTCAGCCTGACAGGAGGAAGACAGTTGGACCTCAGATCAGTGATGTACACAACCATGTAAATCTCAGGATCCGGATCCTGGAAGACCCGCGAATCAACGTGCTCAACGTCGAAG tgtttcagaaGTACCCCTTGCAGGAGCTCCGATGTCCTTCTGTTCTAAAGGAGCCAGAATTCCTGGACCTGCTGAGGTCCACTTTCCCTCAGCTGGCTGATGATAAACCTTTTGATGTCCTCATTACTGACAGAAGCAGGAAACTACGACCTCTGGATGTAAAGACATTAACACCACAGGAGATCTCCAGGACCCTCGGCTCCATAATGAATAACCACATTTACTTCCGGCTGAAG TCACAAGAGGAAGCCCAGGCCAGTGCGGAAAAGCTTCATCTCCTGCAGAGAAAAGTTGATGAAGAATCTCCATCTACTTCAGGTCAATCCAGACTGCAGACAAG CAGAGTACATCGCAAGACATCGCAAGACATTGAAACAGGGTCTGGTGAAGAAGACTCGGAAAGAGAAAGGTCACCCAATGTCTGGAATATTcagtctctgcttctctctgataGCGAAAAGGAGGAAGAATCCGGGGAGGAGGTGGTTGATGGAGATGACGACTGGAAACCGAACAGAGGTGTTGCCAGTCTGATGAATAAAGAACCTGAGATGGCGGAAACGTCACAACAACCCAAACGTTCAGGCGTCCAAGCAAATAGATTGAAACTGATCAGACGAATGTTGACTAGTAACCACGATCCTCTTCTGTCCTGTAAAGTCTGCGGAGCTCCACGAACCTCAATGAACATGTTGATTAAACACTCGTGGAGTCACGTGGATGATACAGAAAAGCTTTGTGGTATTTGTGGACAGAATTCAGACTCTGCAGATGAGCTTAGGAATCACCTTCAGAGTCACCAGAAAACACGCAGTTGTCACATCTGTAGAAAATCTTTCCTCACCTCTCAAGGCCTCAGGGGGCACATCGCTCGACATACAGGAGATAAACCGCACGTATGTAACGTCTGCCATAAGGCGTTCCCTGAGAAGTCGGCACTGAGTATTCACATGTGGACCCATTCAGCGGATAAGCCACACAAATGTGATGTCTGCCAAAAGTCATTTCTTAAAAAGATAAACCTTGAACACCACAGGGCGACCCACTCAGCGGAGAAGCTGTACAACTGCAGCGTGTGCATGAAAACTTTCAAGAGTCATGAACATGTATCCCAGCACATGTTGATTCATTCAAGTCGCCCGGTCAGAGAAAGTAAGTACACCTGTGAAATTTGCAGCAAAAGGTTTTACACAAACCAGAAATTACAGTTCCACCTGAGTAGTCACACCAGCGAACTCCGGTCACACCGCCACAGCACGCCTAGAAGGAACCCGCCTGCGGCCTGGCCTTCAGTCAGAGCTAgtttgtga